Proteins found in one Pongo pygmaeus isolate AG05252 chromosome 8, NHGRI_mPonPyg2-v2.0_pri, whole genome shotgun sequence genomic segment:
- the LRIT2 gene encoding leucine-rich repeat, immunoglobulin-like domain and transmembrane domain-containing protein 2 isoform X2 gives MASVFHYFLLVLVFLDTHAAQPFCLPGCTCSEESFGRTLQCTSVSLGKIPGKLPEEFKQVRIENSPLFEMPQGSFINMSTLEYLWLNFNNISVIHLGALEHLPELRELRLEGNKLCSVPWTAFRATPLLRVLDLRRNKIDALPELALQFLVNLTYLDLSSNRLTVVSKSVFLNWPAYQKRRQPDCGAEILSSLVVALHDNPWVCDCRLRGLVQFVKSITLPVILVNTYLICRGPLSKAGQLFHETELSACMKPQISTPSANVTIRVGQNVTLRCLAQASPSPSIAWTYPLIMWREFDVLTSSTGEDTALSELAIPAAHLVDSGNYTCMASNSIGKSTLVISLHVQPAQALHAPDSLSIPSEGNAYVDLRVVKQTVHGILLEWLAVADTSKEEWFTLYIASDEGFRKEVVHIGPGINTYAVDDLLPGTKYEACLSLEGQPPHQGQCVAFVTGRDAGGLEARERLLHVTVVLCVVLLAVPVGAYAWAAQGPCSCSKWVLRCCLHRRKDPSCPPAAPQCRDGSFREHPAVCDDGEGHIDTEGDKEKEGTEDNS, from the exons ATGGCTTCAGTTTTTCATTACTTCCTGTTAGTTCTGGTCTTTCTGGATACACACGCAGCTCAGCCTTTCTGTCTGCCAGGATGCACTTGCTCAGAGGAGAGTTTTGGCAG GACTCTGCAGTGCACATCTGTCTCCTTGGGAAAGATCCCTGGGAAACTTCCTGAAGAGTTCAAGCAAGTGAGAATTGAAAACTCACCCTTATTTGAGATGCCCCAAGGGTCTTTCATCAACATGAGCACCTTGGAATACCTTTGGCTCAATTTTAACAATATCAGTGTGATCCATCTAGGAGCCCTGGAACACCTGCCAGAACTGAGGGAGCTGAGATTGGAGGGGAACAAGCTCTGCTCAGTACCATGGACAGCGTTCCGTGCCACCCCTCTCCTGAGGGTCTTGGATCTCAGACGCAACAAGATTGATGCACTCCCTGAGCTGGCTCTTCAATTCTTGGTCAACCTGACCTACCTTGACCTATCCTCTAATAGGCTTACAGTTGTATCCAAGAGTGTCTTCCTGAACTGGCCAGCCTACCAGAAACGCCGGCAGCCTGACTGTGGGGCTGAGATTCTCTCCAGCCTGGTGGTGGCCCTGCATGACAACCCCTGGGTATGTGACTGTCGCCTAAGGGGGCTTGTCCAGTTTGTCAAGTCCATTACCCTCCCAGTCATCCTGGTGAATACCTACCTGATATGCCGGGGCCCTCTGTCCAAGGCAGGGCAGCTTTTTCATGAAACTGAGCTTAGTGCTTGCATGAAGCCACAGATCTCAACCCCCAGTGCCAATGTCACCATCCGGGTGGGACAGAATGTGACCCTGCGATGCTTGGCACAGGCCAGCCCCTCACCATCCATTGCATGGACTTATCCCCTGATTATGTGGAGAGAATTTGATG TGTTGACATCTTCTACTGGAGAAGACACTGCTCTGTCGGAGCTGGCCATACCTGCTGCCCACCTGGTAGACAGCGGTAATTACACCTgcatggcctccaactccattgGCAAGAGCACCCTTGTAATCTCTCTCCATGTCCAGCCTGCCCAGGCCCTACATGCACCTGATTCTCTTTCCATCCCCTCGGAGGGCAATGCCTACGTTGACCTGCGGGTTGTCAAGCAGACAGTGCATGGGATTTTGCTGGAGTGGCTTGCAGTGGCTGACACTTCTAAGGAGGAGTGGTTCACCCTCTACATTGCATCGGATGAAGGCTTCAGGAAGGAGGTGGTTCACATTGGCCCTGGAATCAATACTTATGCTGTGGATGACCTGCTTCCTGGCACAAAATATgaggcctgcctcagcctagagGGCCAGCCTCCACACCAGGGCCAGTGTGTAGCTTTTGTAACAGGCAGAGATGCTGGTGGGCTAGAGGCACGTGAGCGCCTCCTGCATGTCACAGTGGTCCTGTGTGTGGTGCTGCTTGCAGTGCCTGTGGGCGCCTATGCCTGGGCAGCCCAGGGCCCCTGCAGCTGCAGCAAGTGGGTCCTGCGCTGCTGTCTTCATCGCAGGAAAGACCCCAGCTGCCCCCCTGCAGCCCCGCAGTGCAGGGATGGCTCCTTTAGAGAACATCCAGCTGTCTGTGATGATGGTGAAGGGCACATAGACACTGAGGGGgacaaggagaaagaaggaacagAAGACAACAGCTGA
- the LRIT2 gene encoding leucine-rich repeat, immunoglobulin-like domain and transmembrane domain-containing protein 2 isoform X1, producing MASVFHYFLLVLVFLDTHAAQPFCLPGCTCSEESFGRTLQCTSVSLGKIPGKLPEEFKQVRIENSPLFEMPQGSFINMSTLEYLWLNFNNISVIHLGALEHLPELRELRLEGNKLCSVPWTAFRATPLLRVLDLRRNKIDALPELALQFLVNLTYLDLSSNRLTVVSKSVFLNWPAYQKRRQPDCGAEILSSLVVALHDNPWVCDCRLRGLVQFVKSITLPVILVNTYLICRGPLSKAGQLFHETELSACMKPQISTPSANVTIRVGQNVTLRCLAQASPSPSIAWTYPLIMWREFDGLLGDKHLTPVLTSSTGEDTALSELAIPAAHLVDSGNYTCMASNSIGKSTLVISLHVQPAQALHAPDSLSIPSEGNAYVDLRVVKQTVHGILLEWLAVADTSKEEWFTLYIASDEGFRKEVVHIGPGINTYAVDDLLPGTKYEACLSLEGQPPHQGQCVAFVTGRDAGGLEARERLLHVTVVLCVVLLAVPVGAYAWAAQGPCSCSKWVLRCCLHRRKDPSCPPAAPQCRDGSFREHPAVCDDGEGHIDTEGDKEKEGTEDNS from the exons ATGGCTTCAGTTTTTCATTACTTCCTGTTAGTTCTGGTCTTTCTGGATACACACGCAGCTCAGCCTTTCTGTCTGCCAGGATGCACTTGCTCAGAGGAGAGTTTTGGCAG GACTCTGCAGTGCACATCTGTCTCCTTGGGAAAGATCCCTGGGAAACTTCCTGAAGAGTTCAAGCAAGTGAGAATTGAAAACTCACCCTTATTTGAGATGCCCCAAGGGTCTTTCATCAACATGAGCACCTTGGAATACCTTTGGCTCAATTTTAACAATATCAGTGTGATCCATCTAGGAGCCCTGGAACACCTGCCAGAACTGAGGGAGCTGAGATTGGAGGGGAACAAGCTCTGCTCAGTACCATGGACAGCGTTCCGTGCCACCCCTCTCCTGAGGGTCTTGGATCTCAGACGCAACAAGATTGATGCACTCCCTGAGCTGGCTCTTCAATTCTTGGTCAACCTGACCTACCTTGACCTATCCTCTAATAGGCTTACAGTTGTATCCAAGAGTGTCTTCCTGAACTGGCCAGCCTACCAGAAACGCCGGCAGCCTGACTGTGGGGCTGAGATTCTCTCCAGCCTGGTGGTGGCCCTGCATGACAACCCCTGGGTATGTGACTGTCGCCTAAGGGGGCTTGTCCAGTTTGTCAAGTCCATTACCCTCCCAGTCATCCTGGTGAATACCTACCTGATATGCCGGGGCCCTCTGTCCAAGGCAGGGCAGCTTTTTCATGAAACTGAGCTTAGTGCTTGCATGAAGCCACAGATCTCAACCCCCAGTGCCAATGTCACCATCCGGGTGGGACAGAATGTGACCCTGCGATGCTTGGCACAGGCCAGCCCCTCACCATCCATTGCATGGACTTATCCCCTGATTATGTGGAGAGAATTTGATG GATTGCTGGGAGACAAACACCTGACACCAG TGTTGACATCTTCTACTGGAGAAGACACTGCTCTGTCGGAGCTGGCCATACCTGCTGCCCACCTGGTAGACAGCGGTAATTACACCTgcatggcctccaactccattgGCAAGAGCACCCTTGTAATCTCTCTCCATGTCCAGCCTGCCCAGGCCCTACATGCACCTGATTCTCTTTCCATCCCCTCGGAGGGCAATGCCTACGTTGACCTGCGGGTTGTCAAGCAGACAGTGCATGGGATTTTGCTGGAGTGGCTTGCAGTGGCTGACACTTCTAAGGAGGAGTGGTTCACCCTCTACATTGCATCGGATGAAGGCTTCAGGAAGGAGGTGGTTCACATTGGCCCTGGAATCAATACTTATGCTGTGGATGACCTGCTTCCTGGCACAAAATATgaggcctgcctcagcctagagGGCCAGCCTCCACACCAGGGCCAGTGTGTAGCTTTTGTAACAGGCAGAGATGCTGGTGGGCTAGAGGCACGTGAGCGCCTCCTGCATGTCACAGTGGTCCTGTGTGTGGTGCTGCTTGCAGTGCCTGTGGGCGCCTATGCCTGGGCAGCCCAGGGCCCCTGCAGCTGCAGCAAGTGGGTCCTGCGCTGCTGTCTTCATCGCAGGAAAGACCCCAGCTGCCCCCCTGCAGCCCCGCAGTGCAGGGATGGCTCCTTTAGAGAACATCCAGCTGTCTGTGATGATGGTGAAGGGCACATAGACACTGAGGGGgacaaggagaaagaaggaacagAAGACAACAGCTGA